GTGACCGGCAGGGTGGCCCGGCCGACCGGAGTCGACCCGGCTCCGaggatgatgccgtagaaggcctgGTTGGATGGGACTAGGGATGCCATGTTGTAGCCCATGCTCTACAACATGCtggcgaagatgatgtcgagGGCACTGCCACCGTCGACGAGTACTTTGGCCAGGCGGACCTGGCTCACCACCGGGCTGACCACAAGAGGGTAGGCACCCGGCCTGGGCAGGTGGACCCAGTGGTCGCGGCGGTCGAAGGTGATCGGCATCTCCGACCACCGGAGGGGTTCAACCAGGTGTTTCAATACCAGGTTGGTTTCGCGGTCATCCAGCTTGAGCTTGCGCCAGCATGACGGCTTGCTAGGGCCGCAGTATATGAAGTTGAcggccctgtcttcttcctggaAATTCCCTGGGAAAACTTCCCTCTGGTCATCGTCGTCTCGCCTGTGACAAACCAGGTTTTAGGggttaaaaatataatttttgtgtttgtttaaaaatttaaaccatgtTTTTTCCctagcaagggtatttttgttattttggaaAAGTACAAAGtctttttattttataaaatagttttgcaaaaggcaaaaatttcaaaaattatgagggattaaaatacatattttgtttttcactttttaccctcataaaaagaAATTTGTATGCTTAGGGCTACCCTTGCAAATTTAAAACATAAGTTGTATTCTTTAGCAAATAAAACTTTTGACGGattttaaaatatttcaaaatcctttgatctagtgaaaatttgcacaacatgaaagttgtaggtcttgaaaaaATGAGCCCTAAAACAGCGGGAAATTTTAGGTTTATAGAAAACCCCCTAGCTTTTTCACCTTTTACAATTAGGTCCACCCACtgtatccctttcttcttcctcggtcTGCTGAAACAGGGGCACCGCCGATTTAACCCATCGTCGCCGGTCTTCCTCGCCCCCAGATTGATCGCGCCACCTCCACTCGTCGCTAGGACTCTTGCCACCGCTTCTTTTCCCCTTCTGCTGGCACACCGCATGCGGGCCACGCCCCCGCGCCGTGCaaccgcgccggccgccccctgGACAGCCACTTGCACCGCCGGTTTTCGCTCACAAAATCCCAGCGAGCTCACCCTTTTTCTCTCGTGCTCGTCCCTTTCTCTCCGGGCTATAAATAGCCCGGCCATCCCTTTCCTGTCCAACTACCACCGCCGCCTCTTTCCTCTACTCCGACGAGAACCGCCGTCGGGGACCCGTTGCTCAAGCTCATCCCAGCCACCACAACCCCCTTCCTCACCCACCACTGAAGCTTCTAAACCCTGTTGCCCAGAGCCATTCCCGCTGACGAGCCCTAAGAGCGCCGTCGCACACCATTATCACCGTCGAGACCCAACCTCGTCGTGGAGCTTCTAGCTCCGGCCTCTCCCCGCTCAAATTGAGCACTCCATTAGTTTCACCTCGTCTCAGTGATGCTTCAGCGGAAGAGCCTTTCTCTCCCtgcctcgccggagcgccgcctccgctagCGCAACTCACCGCCAACCGCCGCTCCTCTGTCCTGATTCCGGCCAAGGGCCTAGTTGCAAGGAGTCAATTTATTCCAGGGACCTTTTTGTAAAGAAAACATGTtccttttattcttttcttgtgaactttgaaaaatcctagaaaatagtagaaaaatcagaaaaatatgaaataaattttatCGTGTTCCTCTTGGTTAGCTCTATGACTTAGACTACTAAAGTTTGTATGACACTTTTTATTGGATGCTCTAGTTTAATTATTAGAAAATGgatgttttatttttatctcTTGAACCATAGCTGTGCTGGACTTCATTTTTGAACCATGTAACCTATGTGCTATGCATGTTCTTGTGTAAAAGTGGTAACCCTAATACCTGATTTTTGTTTATTATTTCATGTACTTTGTTTAAATCTAATTTATGCACTTATCTTTTTATTAAAGCATGATTTGTTAATTTTCTTAGGGTCATCTTTTTACCATGGTCTCTACTGATCACAAATAATCTATGATAATTTTTGGAAGAATTTTTGCACTGTCTAGATTAAGGTTTTAATTTTAACCATGTGGTATTAGTTATAATTCATGATTTATGTGCTGCATGATTGATTTTGAGTCTAGAAGGGTAGAGTTGTTTTATTTAGTTCTGTTTAGCATAAATCTTTAGGATTAAGACATGTTCCTAGTTTAGGGTTTGCTAATTTGGGTAGCCAGAGTACTTAACATAGATAATCAAGGTTGTTTGAGTGATTGAATGCAGAGCCATGCCATGTTTGTATTAAGGTCTAAATTGTTTGATTTCTTTTAAATTCAAACTCTAGATTTGAAGGAAACTACTCTATGTTGCTTAAAGTAACTAGTCATATTATTTATGAAATTTGTTATCTTTGCttttactccataaatgactgcccagtaagtAGAAAATGAAGTAATTGCTTTCTTGGTGTGAGCTATTTTGAAAACCAACTATTTAGTGAagaaaagctatactcaagcacttcactaatttcaactattgcattgcatatagaaatgaTATCTCTAGTCGACGGAACGTTCGAATTCATCCAGGAACCAGATGGGATATTTccgaagcccaagctattgttGTGGAATTAATTGAAGTCTTGAACTTCGATTCGGAAGAGCTAAAGCTTACTGACTTTATAGATGTcactaaaggcaagccccggtgcataatcctattattttatgcaacttattactatttattgtgcatttaagttattggagttggaTGAAaatcttagatgcataattctagggacctattgattgaacactagaaacaAAGTCCgactagatgctatgctaatagcaccggtaaaagtcgggtgatttcctgtcactcgcaagCTTATAGGTGTTGATTGTTTAcatttctgcaatcactataaggaccatggacggatttggtcatcatcttcatcggaAATCCGTCCGTGTTAATAAATTTGCTAAGGCCGCAGCGTGGTAGCGGtgattaagcgtttgaaagtactagccacatgccgtaaatatggcacgcagcaagcctagtaactgatcggcccggcaagtggacatacctcccactctcttagagatagggttttatattaaattatGTTGCAACACCACGACTACATAGATGTGGgattctctgtagtcggggagagtggcactgatccatgaaccggaatgaaaaGCCAAAGGTTGCTTGGAAGTGACTCGACAGTGCTTCAATTGTGTGAGCTAggttttaccttgcaaggattgaaattcgattcaaaatcgtccgcctctcacgaagattgagactgcttaatccctttgctgcatagagtaagaagttgaACAATGATGATTTCAATATGGTTGAATGCAAATAATTTtaccatgcttgtatagataggtgcttacctagaatAATTAATGAAcatagaatctgaaagctaaaaattGAAATTAGGGACCTACTCTTAGTAGCTTTTTAGCAAAAGTAAACCCTAGAGCTTTTACTAgcctttgcatgtctagttaaagggatattTTATACCCTTTTTCggataagccttgctgagtattagtatactcagtcttgcttgtgacttGTTTTCAGGTTACTTGGTGAAATTAACgccatgtacgggcttcatcatgatgtcatatatcgtcgctaattgtcaatttttattttgaatttcTAAGGTACCCTATTTAAATCCTCAAACTTagttataataattttttactATTAAAGTTGTATGGTAAATATTATGATTaatgtaatctctggactcaccttcgcgtgaggtatgttgtttcgatccgaaatcaagtggttttatcggaattttacccgacagactgtcaaaTTTCTCTGTATTAAGTGCGTATTAACTATTTTAGTTGTATTAGTGATGGTTAACGCATTTGGTCCGAATTAAttttggcggttctgccacagcgcCTGGGCGAGTTGCGCCTCCGTGGGCATGCCCGGGTGGTTCTGGAACCTCCCGGCCTGTCGCAGTCCTCGCGGCGGGGTTTCTTGGGGTCGTCGTCCCTGATGACACCATTGGAGAGTGCTCGGCACTCCCGGGCGGTGTGCTTTGCATCATTGTGCCAAGGACACTTGCCATCCAGGAGTCGATCTAGGTCCACTTGGTTGAGGGTGGAGCGGAACTGGGACCTTTTGGCGATGGCGACGGTGTTCTCGGGGCCACGCTTGCGGTCCCGGTTCTTGGACGACTCGGCGCGGTCATGCTTCTTCCCGTGGCGAGGTGGGCGGTcgtcgcggcggcgttccgagcGGTTGTCCCGCTAAGGGGGACGCTCGGAGTAGTCGTTcttgtgccggcggcggcctgctcggcttcttccatgtcggcgtgcttgttgacgacCGTCAACATGTCGCCCACGGTCTTGGGGTAGGtctcgaacatcttcctccatagtTCCATGTTGTGGAGGCCTTCGTTGAAGTAGTGGATGACATCCCTGTCATCGGCTTCCGTAATGGTATTACGGTTAGCAAAATACCTCTTGTAGTCGCGGAGGGACTCGTCCGGTTGTTGCACGACGCTGGccagatcccatctggttttgggaCCCGGGCAAGATGGCTGATAGTACTGGACGAAGGCGTTGCAAAGATCCTGCCAGCTGCTGATGGAGCCGGCGGGGAGCGCTTCGAGCCAGTTGAGAGCTTGGGGACCAATCATGACCGGGAAGTAGGCGGCCATGATGTCGTTGTCGCCGCGTGCAGCTCGAACGGTGATGGAGTAGGTGCGCAGCCACGTCTTGGCGTCCAACTCGCCGTCGTACTTCTCGATCCTGGTAGGCTTGAAGGTGGCGGGCCACTGAATGGCCCGAAGCCGACTAgagaaggcggagaagccgTCGAGGTCGTTGCCGGGGTCGTTGTCACGGCGGGGTCGTTGTGGGCGTCTGCcactgtgacacctctggtgtctgtGCATTTAAACACAGAACACTTTACCTAAATAAAACTTAAAGGAAGTGTTTGGgaatttaattcaaaaagggaaaggtcaaataaaagtcaaactaCACAAAAGGAATTGaaatgagaaagaaaaaggggtgAAAACCTACTCAAAatccaattcaaaaatgtgcacaaaaataagtttgGCTCATAAATGGTaccttaaatgacatgtgctcatTTGAACTTTCAGCCAAAACCATCCAAAAACTGAATGAAActcaaagtccttttgtgcaaattggGAGAtttaaaatagttcaaaatgtgggtttcaaatgaaaatttacataaaacaaaagttgtagatcttgaaaagttatgcaagtttggtattcaacactttttcatttgagccccggaaattagagaaaattttagtttaccgagaggtccctgaacttTTAGAAATTGCAAATGACTCCCTACCTTCAtctcccctcccctgccccCTGCCGCGGTGCACCACCCGCCGCTGGAGTACGGTGGACGCCGTCCACGTCCATCTAGATCCCAGTGGACCTCAAACTCGCCGCCTGGCACGCTAGCTGGCCTCTCCCTCActtgccacgcgcccccggccTGCTGGCgaggcgccacgccgcccgccatgcacagcgccgccccctctggccgccacctcgccgccgaacGCATCTCGGCCCAGACCGACCTCCCCCAGGCGCCATTGGCTTCACCTTGACGCCCTCttgcctataaataggaccaAAACCCCCGCCGTCGCGCGACCCCCCTCATTTCCCCTTTCCCTCCGCCACCCGccattgccggcgagctcgagctcgcgcgAGCAGGCCAACCCCACCCACATTGCCTCACCCGACCGCACCAGTAGCCTCACCCAACTCTAGTGAAGCTCACACGCGTGCTGAATCCCACCAGAACCCACCCAAACGTCGTTGcccttccgcgccgccgccggccggctcgAGGCTCGCCGCGGACCGGCCAAATCCAGGGGAGTCCGAGCACGACAGCTTCCCCAGCagcttcctcacgctctcgcggtgctcgtgcgcgcgacGCTCGACTACCCCGAGCTCTCCTTCACCTGCACCGCCGACGACAcaagcaccaccgccgccgtcatCGCCGGCGAGCACGTTTCCAGTCACCATCCACCCGAACATCGACCTGGGTAGGTAGCTCTCGAACTCCTCTACCCAAGGTGCCTCCCTATTGCAGCCCCAGTAAGCcatgcctagcagaacaccaccggcaagatgcaacggcggagaaggccggcgaaggacccggttgtaatttttctttttcggaTATGGGTTTGGTTGCAAGTTTTTTAGAGTTtggcagtgaacttcaaaaatgcataacaaatcacaaaaaaatcataaaaatgcaaactcagttGATCTGGAATCCTGGTAACAAAAtatacaagttttgtaacaacCAAATATGCAGAAACTCTATCTATTTTAATCTATGaaacaagaataagaaaaccaactAAGGGATGTTCTAGAAGTTCTGCTCACTGAATGACCCTagtttttggatatgttgacaATGGTAGAATGTTAGGCTTTTGGTAAAAAGATGAGACCCAGATAAAACAGTTAActtgttagaacaatcaagattctcaaatCTGTTAATGTATTTCATGATTTAATGCTGAAAAATATGGACCTGATCTTGCTCTGGAAGTTTTCctacatgcatgtgtaactAAATCCTTgctaatccataaatttcaggaCTGTTAGAGAtagtttgctatataccatgtttaaTGCTTGATAAAACAACTTAAATCATCATATATAGTTAATGtgcctagaaaaatctagattaATTTCTGGAGTcttattttgattttttaatcCTGCCTGCAAAGTTTTAGCTATAGTTCATGAGTTTTTCTTCAGATAAAAATCATGCTTAATATATCATGgctaggtttactatttttgttcagaGCAAAATATACTATAtttgatcatgatttttggatatATTCTTGGTGACAGCACATAAACGCTAtgataaaaatttcacatgcaATACTGATCATATTGAACTTCGAATTATTATGCTAGCTCATGTATagttaaatgcataattaatttatatattaaATATAATGCTTGATAATTTTTATGAAACATGTTCAGTTCATatataggctctggtaaaattttgagaaccatatcccttgTATAACTCTCTGTAAAATTAATCTGGTTCAGtagcttgctgtttttgttaattttataacCTCTGATTCTTAAGGAAATAAAACCTGCAAattttacagtactgagtatatGATATATAGATGCTTTTGTAAAACATTTAGCACCATAATCCATGTCTTTTATTCTGTGCAAATTTATGAAATATTTAGAgtaatctatttgcatgaattATTATGATTAAATGCTCTATTGTTAGATACTGAAATTTATACAATAGATGCTAAAGTATCTGAGCTATTCTACATTAAAATTTCATCACTAGCTTATGAGTAGAATTGCTGTTATGAAATGGTGAaaacatgctatgttttaatgctaaaaatgaaaaccaaaccacactccttcatgaagaaacatagtaataactactactccataaatgactacGAAGTAAATAAGTTCACAAAAATCATCTCTAAGTTATTttattggactacaactttatcgtgaagaaaAGAAATCATTATTCATGTGTAACTCATAATCTTACATTGCATACagaaacggttaatcttgcTGACGGTGAATACGAACTgttgcccgcggactctcgtatTGATTAggaggttaatttgaactgcactaacttagctcaaggcctgggccaagccccagaggttcttctgcctgacagtgcctaagaaggcaagccccggtgcataatcccattatttttagagttattattcatctaactattcataatgtgttgtaataattttatttctacATATAAGTTTTCTCGGCGTTGATCGATAACCTTGGATGCAttatccctaggtacctatgtttgatatccAGATCTTTTTATCAACTAGTTGCCCTGCTAACTAGAaatggtagaagtcgagtggtttcctgcctctcgcgagcatataggatttgactgactttaaattcctgctgaaatataaggacaacgggcggtgttgtgtagttgtgataccccgctggtgtagtcaaaatttgctaaggtcgcggtgtgtggctcatttcgttaagcgtttgaaagtactagccacataccgagaaatatgataatcggtaagcttaagtacctgattggaccagtgagtggaacgatctcgcaccccctTGGTAGtagtaggtttatttttgtccagacgtacgggtgcagagtggtcggactctataGTCGGgggggtgtgccggatccacaggctggaaagaaaggggaaaagtagcgtgggtgggagcaaagtcgatccccatgcgtgtggtctaggttcccctggccaggttgaaattcgattcagaatcgtccgcctctcacggcatgtgattgcttaatgttttcggtcacacagagtaacaagtggaacaaatGTTGATAATACTACTatatgattaaatggttgctctacaacgtttgagtagagatagttgcaaacttagaatggttaatccaactagaaagtggctaaaataaaatctgaaaataaggatcaactcttcaGAGCAagccccttgatgccaaatttgtgGGCAGGCTTCACAATTAGGGCCTGCATACCCGCATCTCCGGCTTTATTTACATCAGAACTACTCAGTGAAAAAGTAGTCCCAGTCCCCTTTGATGGGTCCACTATGGTGAAAGGGATGGATTGTCCCACcacagtatcatccccagatgctgatgtccgtggcattttagccgccggacttgaaaaagcaaaaacacaaatcaaaacttgcaagCCGACAACGAAAAGTATTCGATTGCAAAACAACTACCTACTTATCTATCGCTAGCAGTTTGGGAGGAGCTGCAACGCTTCCTTGCCACCGACTGAGTACCCCTTGGATGCCCAGCTTGGGTATCAGTACTTGGAGTAGGGCTGAGCTCCCTGTCACTcctctccccggccgccgcctcatCTACACAACCAAGGCTAGACGACAGTACTATTTATATGAAATCTCATATGAGTATACTAAGACTTGGTTAATAGATCGAAAAGTATAATAAaaggcgaataaatgcctggcggtgaaggactactcttaaagcgcTCCACGTTCTCctatagaaagcaaatcctatcagattcacactaaggtaaagtactcgatcactacgtatcgactactcttattaAGTACCTGCTTCGGAGGACTCGCAGTAGAAAATGTATcaggaacaactgggatttTCTTTACATCCCTTAGCGGTCGTTGTACTCAACTGAACACTTCCTCGTctgagatctcttcctcctAGTACCTTGATGAGTCAATTGTTCCTTGTTACTGGAAACCAAGTTTTTCCCGAGCCTGTAATGGCTGGATCATTCTCTTCATCCAGTCGAAAATGACTGCCTCTCAAGTCAAATTATTTTGCCTTAGAATCTGACTCTCATCGACTGGTTTCTTATTCCACTCAAGCCATTGGATAGGAGGGCCTGAAGTAATCGTTGGTAAGCTATCCcactggttctcgacatagaaccacttgggtttccattcgattactttaCTGCTAAGACTATAAGGAATATACACTCTATCCTTCCTCTGCATAGTTggagacccgcacctcctactacatctaaaacgaAGGAGTCTGGCTGCGGTTTCAAGTGGAAAAGGCATCggaagagctcaaaatgggactcgatgcccagaaaagcttcgcacaaatgcgcAGGAGCCCAGAGAAGAAAGACGAaaaaggaaaccccaatccttgtTCCAAATAAGGTGTGAAAGCAACAATTTCCCCcatattttcatacggatgatccttacccaaggcaggacgccattggataataGATCTGGGAACCAAAAGACCAGCCGAAACTAAAGTTTCTAGGTCAGATTCAGAGCACTTACTCATGTTCCAGCCTTCCTCACGGGTTGGCTTTGCAGTCGCACTCTTTCCCTTGCTTgatttcttgggagccatccaaAAATCTACGGAGCGCTTCATACGCATACACTGGCTAAACCCTAAAGGAGCGGAGTTGGGAAGCAAGGAGAAGCAAGAACTTTAGATCTGGGGGCTTGAGGGCGAGAACAGATCTAAAGCAGTGAAAGTAAATGGAGGCCGGAGGGGTAAAACTTATttaccgtttcattttataatggcggtggtAGCACagtaaaaacacccaacaggccaacagtcTGTTACAAATCGCGGAAAAAACGAGATTTtctgagacattcctttttctaagattacattctagaaaaagaaaacattcaCATCACTAGTCAACTACTCGACTCTTCTttccttaactgggattacattccaaaacaaggaaagtactcgacacagtacaactactcgatattacaactcgagtactttttcctaACTAACTTTACAGCGCCTCGGGTCTACACGCACAtttcttggcttcctgagaagccTGCGAAAGTTAGATCGGCCCaaggccgtgacaaagtacaaacttgttattcccatcaagggaataatgatactcgtattctggaagaaaagtttcaagagtttggaggcagattacagtaatcacctcgcaagtcctcttgtagcatcttgcggagaaatttctccttctccctgaatacgttgtgacaagaaTAAGTCTCCTTACCAGAGATGTCAGCTCTTGGGTACCCTCAACCTGGGAACCCCAAGAGtatgacacaacaagactcaaccagTCCATAGAAAACATGCCTCATtagaagatgcaaggacatgatgtccagaatGGATCCAATGAGAGCATGGGAGTGGCAGGATAAGGTAGCAGGGacttttcttgtcactcgcaagttctcttctagcatcttttgctggaaaggactacacaaacatcaggaaggcgagagcaagaacaccaaggataagccatggctgctacacgttggtgcttctggcaagaGCCTATCtcccaccttttatagccacgAGGGACACTACTGGAGAAAAAACCCGTGACGCTACAGTGGTAGCATTCACGGGTGCATTCAaggatgcaataatgcagattctccatacAGTAACGTCCCACGTGAGCACACAGTAAATAgcgtacatcccgggttttatttccgaagttatttcgggtgcaatcagtgtggcgtattcaattgtatcattttactgggattttacccgaaaaagaggtcttttcgtataccggatctgatgaatcctgcaaatattctgaagaataaaatctgatgccacgtcttaaatccttaattcaaAATAATAGCTTGGGGGCTACCAGCAGCATAAGGGATTTTGATCTAAGGCTCGGGGGGTGCGGGATatgtgtatcagagatttatttttcaaattttctggAAAATAAGGAAGGAAAAAGAATGAAGGGTCCCTCAGTCTGATTCTGTGATTCaatctaaggctcgggggctactccatatgtagcgcgagtacttcgcgcacctcacagcctcgaggcagccagaagtacttggaggactactcgacgtttCTGAAGGAAgacccagaagcaaccagaaggatgttctgactactttaAGTACTCAAAGACGCccaccaagtactcgacgcctgcaggactcggctacaaagagctcgggggcttgtcagacc
The Panicum virgatum strain AP13 chromosome 6N, P.virgatum_v5, whole genome shotgun sequence genome window above contains:
- the LOC120679735 gene encoding uncharacterized protein LOC120679735, whose protein sequence is MAYWGCNREAPWVEEFESYLPRSMFGWMVTGNVLAGDDGGGGACVVGGAGEGELGVVERRAHEHRESVRKLLGKLSCSDSPGFGRSAASLEPAGGGAEGQRRLGGFWWDSARVHQRCHSGRRPQRPRRDNDPGNDLDGFSAFSSRLRAIQWPATFKPTRIEKYDGELDAKTWLRTYSITVRAARGDNDIMAAYFPVMIGPQALNWLEALPAGSISSWQDLCNAFVQYYQPSCPGPKTRWDLASVVQQPDESLRDYKRYFANRNTITEADDRDVIHYFNEGLHNMELWRKMFETYPKTVGDMLTRDNRSERRRDDRPPRHGKKHDRAESSKNRDRKRGPENTVAIAKRSQFRSTLNQVDLDRLLDGKCPWHNDAKHTARECRALSNGVIRDDDPKKPRREDCDRRDDDDQREVFPGNFQEEDRAVNFIYCGPSKPSCWRKLKLDDRETNLVLKHLVEPLRWSEMPITFDRRDHWVHLPRPGAYPLVVSPVVSQVRLAKVLVDGGSALDIIFASML